From Nocardioides faecalis:
CGACGCCAAGCACTTCACCAAGCTCGGCATGCGCACCTATGGCTTCGCCCCGCTGCGGCTGCCCGACGACCTGGACTTCACCGCGCTGTTCCACGGCGTGGACGAGCGCGTGCCCGTCGACGCCCTGCAGTTCGGTGCCCGGGTCCTCGACGGGTTCCTGGACCGGGTCTGAGGTGCGTCGCCGCTCAGGCCGTGTCAGGCGGTGCGCACCGCGCGGATGATCTTGCGGCGCAGCACCACCCGACGCTTGCCGTCGGGGCCGATCTGCACCCGGTCCAGCTCCCAGCCACCGTGCTCGGCGCGCTCCACGAGCAGCCGGGTGACCATGTTGCGGGAGAAGTCGCGCTCGAAGGTGACCCGGTCGAACTCCCACTCCACCCCGCGGCCCAGGCCACGCATGATCCGGGGGCGCACGAGGTGGTGGCTCATCTCGCCGATCCCGACACGTCGTCCAGGGCCGCCCTGATCTCCGGGGGCAGCACCTTCGCCTCCGCGCCGAGCGCGGCCTTGAGCTGGGCCCCGGTGCGGGCGCCGAGGATGGGGGCCGTGACGCCGGGGGCGTCGCGCACCCAGCTCAGCGCCACCTCGAGCGGGCTCCAGCCCAGACCCTCCGCGGCACGCACCACAGATTCCACGATGCCACGGCTGTCGTCGTCGAGGTAGGCCTCGACGACCGACGCCCGGTCGGAGGCGCCGCGCGAGGACGCCGGGATGCCGGTGCGGTACTTGCCGGTCAGCACGCCCTTGCCGAGCGGGGAGTAGGGCAGCACCCCGAGCCCCAGCGCCTCCGCGGCGGGCAGCACCTCACGCTCGATGCGCCGGTTGACCAGCGAGTACTCCATCTGGGTGCTCGCGATCGGCGTGCGGCCGGGCACGGCGCGCTGCCAGGTGGCGGCCTGCGCGGTCTGCCAACCGGTGTAGTTGGAGATGCCGACGTAGCGGGCGCGCCCGGAAGACACGGCGGCGTCGAGCGCACCGAGCGTCTCCTCCAGCGGCGTGCCCGAGTCCCACACGTGCACCTGCCACAGGTCGACGTGGTCGGTGCCCAAACGGCGCAGAGAGGTGTCCAGGCCGCGCAGCAGGGCGCCGCGGGAGGCGTCGTACACCCACTCGCCGCGGCGCTCGCCGAAGCCGGCCTTGGTCGCGAGCACCACGTCCTCACGCGGCACGACGTCACCCAGCAGGCTGCCGAGCAGCTCCTCGGAGGCGCCGTCGCCGTAGGCCAGGGCGGTGTCGAGCAGCGTTCCCCCGGCGTCGAGGAACGCGACGAGCTGCTCGCGGGCCTCGTGCTCGTCGGTGGTCGTGCCCCACGTCATCAGGCCGAGACCGAACCTGGAGACCTGCAGCCCGGTGCTGCCGACGTACCGCTGTTGCATGCGGACAAGGTAGTCCCACCCGTGACCTCGCCCACGCGGGGCACGCCGGGACCCCGCACAGCGACTCCGAACCCTAGGATGCGGCGTTGTGGTGGACTTCCTGCAAGCGGTGTTCCTCGGCGTGCTCCAGGGACTGACCGAGTTCCTCCCGATCTCCAGCAGTGCCCACCTGCGGATCTTCCCCGAGCTGTTCGGGTGGGGCGACCCGGGTGCGGCGTTCACCGCGGTGGTGCAGATCGGCACCGAGCTCGCCGTGCTGATCTACTTCCGCAAGGACATCTGGCGCATCGCCAAGGCGTGGGTGCTCTCGCTGTTCAAGCCGGAGTACCGCGGAGCGGTGGACGCCCGGATGGGCTGGTACATCATCGTCGGCTCGCTGCCGATCGTCGTGCTCGGCGTGCTGCTCAAGGACGTCATCGAGAAGGACTTCCGCAACCTGTGGGTGATCGGCACGATGCTGATCGTCCTCGGCGTGATCCTCGGCGTGGCCGACCGGATCGGCCGCACCGACCGGCAGATCAAGCAGATGTCGCTGCGCCACGCCCTGGCCATGGGCGGCGCGCAGGCCCTGGCGCTGATCCCCGGCGTCTCCCGCTCCGGCGCCACCATCTCGATGGGCCGCCTGCTGGGCTACGAGCGCGAGGCCGCCACCCGGTTCGCGTTCCTGCTCGCCATCCCCGCCGTCGTGGGCGCCGGGCTGTTCCAGCTCAAGGAGATCCCCGACGGGGACAACCTGTACTCCTGGGGCCCCACGATCGCCGCGACCGTGGTCTCCTTCGTCGTCGGCTACGCCGCGATCGCCTGGCTGCTGCGCTACGTCAGCACCAAGTCCTTCACCCCGTTCGTGGTGTACCGGATCGTGCTCGGTGCCGGCGTGCTCATCCTGCTCGGCTTCGGTGTGCTCAACCCCTGACCCCACGCGCTCCGACCAGGGCCCTACAGCCAGCCGGAGCGCTTGAAGAGCACCAGCAGGCCGACGACGCTGCCCACCATCAGCAGCAGCGAGAACGGGTAGCCGTACGTCCACCCGAGCAGCGGCATGTGCTCGAAGTTCATGCCGTAGATCCCGGCGATCAGGGTCGGTACGACGATCAGCGCACCTCCGGCGGAGATCTTGCGCATGTCGTCGTTCTGCTGCACACCCACCCGGGACAGGTGGGCATCGAAGGCGCTCGACAACAGGCCGTCGAGCCCCTCCAGCGCCTCCGCGGCCTGGTGGAGGTGGTCGCTGACGTCGCGGAAGTACGGAACCGTCGCCTCATCGATCTGTTCGACGGTGCCCTCGGCGAAGTGCCGGACCGGGTCGCGCAGCGGCACGATCGCGCGGCGCGCCTCAGACAGCTCCCGCTTGAGCACGTAGATCCGCTCCGCGTCACGGCTGCGGTTCTCGGAGAAGACCGACGCCTCGATCTCGTCCACGTCGATCTGCAGGTCGGCGACCACGGCGGTGTAGCCGTCCACCACGTCGTCGCACACGGCGTAGAGCACCGCGGAGGGGCCGTGACCCAGCACCGTGGTGCGGTGCTCGAGGGTCCGGCGCACCCCCGTCAGCGAGGCGCCCTCGCCGTGGCGGACGGTGATCACGAAGCCGGGACCGAGGAAGATGCTGATCTCGCCGGTCTCCACAGCATCGTCGGAGTCCACGTACCACAGCGTGCGGAGGACGAGGAACAAGGTGGAGCCGTAGGTCTCGAGCTTGGGGCGCTGGTGGGCGACGGCGGCGTCCTCGACGGCCAGCGGGTGCAGGTCGAAGGCCGCGGCCACGTCGTGGAGCTCGGCGTCGTCGGGCGCGTAGAGCCCCAGCCACACGAAGTCGCCCGGCTCGGTGGCGGCCGCCCGCATGGCGGCGTAGTCGTGCGGGCCACACTCGAGCTCCAGGCGCTGACCGGCCCGGTAGACACCGCTCTGGATGATCACGCCGTCCAGGCTAGGCCCTCTAGGCTCGCGGCCATGGCCACCTTGCTGCTGCTGCGCCACGGACGCACCACCGCCAACGCGTCCGGCGTCCTGGCCGGGCGCACCTCCGGCGTCCGGCTCGACGACCTCGGCACCACCCAGGTCGAACGCGCCGGCCGGCGTATCGCGGGCGTCGCGATCGCCCGGCTCGTCACCAGCCCGCAGGAGCGGTGCCGCCAGACCGCGGCCGCGGTCGCCGCCGCACAGAAGGAGGCCGGACGCCCCAAGCCCCGCGCCGTCGTCGAGCGCGGCCTGGCCGAGTGCGACTACGGCGAGTGGCAGGGCCAGCAGATCAAGGTGCTGGCCAAGGAGCCGCTGTGGCGCACCGTGCAGGCCCAACCCTCCGCGGTGACCTTCCCCGGCGGCGAGGCGATGACCACGATGCAGCACCGCGCGGTCTCCGCCGTACGACGCCTCGACGCCGCGATCACCGCCGAGCACGGTGCCGACGCCGTCTGGGTGGCGGTCAGCCACGGCGACATCATCAAGGCGGTCCTCGCCGACGCGCTCGGGCTGCACCTCGACCTGTTCCAGCGGATCAACGTCGACCCCGCGTCGATCTCGGTGGTGCGCTACGGCGCCGACCGGCCCTACGTGCTGGCCTCCAACACCCACGACGGCGACCTGTCCTGGCTCGCGCCCCGGCCTGCGGACAAGGCCGCACCGGGCGCCGACGGTGAGCCTGACGGCGAGGCAGACTCCGGGGCCGGCAGCGATCCGGGGGCGGTCGTCGGCGGCGGCGCCGGACCGGCTCGCTAGGGTCGTGGACATGCCGATCGTCCACGCCTTCGACCCGCCCGAGCGCTTCGTCGCCGGCACCGTCGGCGAGCCCGGGGCCCGCACGTTCTTCCTGCAGGCCACCGAGGGCGCCCGCGTGGTGTCGGTGGCGCTGGAGAAGCAGCAGGTGGCCGCGCTCGCCGAGCGGGTCGACGAGCTGCTCGACGAGGTCATCGCCGACGGCAGCTCGCGCACCGTGGTGCCCGCGGTCGCCCCGGTCGACCTGATCGACGACGCGCCGCTGACGCTGCCGATCACCGAGGAGTTCCGGGCCGGCACCATGACGCTGTCGTGGGACCCCGAGGACGAGCGGGTGGTGATCGAGGTCTTCCCCGTCGGGGCCGAGCCGATCGAGCTCGCCGACGGCGAGGAGGCCGAGGAGCTGCTGCTGGTGCGCCTGGAGCCGGGCCAGGCCCGGGCGTTCGTGCAGCGCGCCGAGTCGGTGATCGGCGCCGGCCGCCCTTCGTGCCCGTTCTGCGGCCAGCCCATCGACCCCGACGGGCACCTGTGCGTGCGCGCCAACGGCTTCAAGCGTCGCGACCCCTGAGCATCGACAGGGACCCGGGAGCGCCGTGTCGCAGCTGAGCATCAAGGGCCGGATCATGCCGGCCTCCAACGCCACCTTCCTCGCCGAGCTCGACGGCGTCGAGGTGGTCTACAAGCCGGTCGCCGGCGAGCGGCCGCTGTGGGACTTCCCCGACGGCTCGCTGGCGCACCGCGAGATCGCCGCGCACCTGGTCTCCGCCGCCTCCGGGTGGGACCTGGTGCCCCGCACCTGGTGGGCCGAGGGGCCGCACGGGCCGGGCATGGTGCAGGAGTGGCAGGAGGTCGACCCGGAGACCGAGGCCGTCACCCTGGTGCCCGCCGGCGAGGTGCCCGAGGGGTGGCTGGCGGTGTTCGAGGGTCTCGACGAGCGTGAGCGCGCGGTGCTGCTGGTGCACGAGGACACCGCCGCGCTGCGCCGCATGGCCGTCTTCGACGTCGTCATCAACAACGCCGACCGCAAGGGCGGCCACGTGCTTGCGATGAGCGACGGCCGGCGGCTCGCCGTGGACCACGGCGTCTCCTTCCACCACGAGCCCAAGCTGCGCACCGTGCTGTGGGGCTGGGCCGGCACGGCGCTGAGCGACGAGGAGACCACGGTGCTCACCGGCCTGCTGGACGCGGTGGCCGGGGAGCTGGGGGAGGAGCTGGGCTTCCACCTCGCCGAGCACGAGATCGAGGCGCTGGAGCGTCGTACTCGACGGCTGCTGGCCCAGGGGCGCCTTCCCGGCCCCAGCGGGCACGGGCCGGCCATCCCGTGGCCGCCGTTCTGAACCGAGCAACTAGCATCACGGCCATGCGCGCTTGGAACGCACCGGGCTTCCCGGTCCTGCCCCTCACCGGTCCTCCGGTCGTCCTCCACGACACCGCCACGGGGGAGAAGGTCGAGACCCGGCCCGAGGGTCCGGCGCGCCTCTACGTCTGCGGCATCACGCCGTACGACGCCACCCACATCGGGCACGCCAACACCTACGTCGCGTTCGACCTGCTCAACCGTGCCTGGCGCAACGCGGGCCACGACGTGCGCTACGTGCAGAACGTCACCGACGTCGACGACCCGCTGCTTGAGCGCGCCGAGAAGGTCAAGGTCGACTGGGTCGAGCTCGCCGAGCGGGAGACCGAGCTGTTCCGCCACGACATGGAGGCGCTGCGGGTCCTGCCGCCGGTCGAGTACGTCGGCGCGGTGGAGTCGATCCCGCTGGTCATCGAGCTGCTGCAGCGCCTCGACGCCGCCGGTGTGCTCTACCGGGTCGAGAGCGACGTGTACTTCTCCGTCGACGCCGACCCGGCCTTCGGTGAGGAGTCCAACCTCGACCGCGACACGATGCTGGCGCTCTTCGCCGAGCGCGGCGGGGACCCGGAGCGCGAGGGCAAGAAGAACCCGCTCGACTGCGTCGTGTGGCTCGGTGAGCGGGAGGGCGAGCCGTCGTGGGACAGCCCGTTCGGCAAGGGCCGCCCCGGCTGGCACGTGGAGTGCGCCGCGATCGCGCTGACCCACCTCGGCGCCGCCTTCGACGTCCAGGGCGGCGGCAGCGACCTGATCTTCCCGCACCACGAGATGTGCGCCGGCCACGTGCAGGTCGCCACCGGCGATCGGTTCGCCCGGGCCTACAGCCACGCCGGGATGGTGGCCTACGACGGCACGAAGATGTCGAAGTCGCTGGGCAACCTGGTCTTCGTCTCCGCGCTGCGCAACGCCGACATCGACCCGATGGGCATCCGGCTGGCGCTGCTGCGCCACCATTACCGCAGCGACTGGGAGTGGACCGACGAGCAGCTGTGGGCCGCCGTCGACACCGTCGCCGACTGGCGCCGCGCCCTCGCCCTGGGCGCCGGCGCGCCGGCCGCCCCGGTGGTGAGCGAGGTGCTGGCCGCCCTGGCCGACGACCTCGACGCGCCCCGTGCGGTGGCCGCCGTCGACGCCTGGGTGCGCGCCACGCTGGGCACCGACGGACTGGCCGACACCAGCGACCCCGACGCCGCAGCGACCCTGCTGCCCGTGCTGGACGCCGCCCTCGGCATCAGCCTCTGACCTCCGACGCCAGTCCCCTCCACCTCGGCCTGGGCTGATCCTGGCCGGGCGTCGTCGCGCGGTAGTCCCTGACGAAAAGCACCGTTCCCGCGTGGATCTCGGTGCTTTTCGTCAGGGACTATCCCGGTGGGACGCCGGTAGGGCCCGTGCCTAGCGGCGCGCGGCCTGCGCGCGCCGCCGGATCTCCGCGACCACCGCGTCTCGTCGGACTGGGAAGGCGGCCACCTGGAACTGCACCACCTCCCGTCGATGGCGGAGCACGACCATGCCGTCGCGCTCCTCGCTCGACCGGACCCAGCGGATCTGGTCCCAGTCCAGCTCCAGGCGTTGGAACCAACCTTGGTAGACGAACCTGTCGCCGAGCTCCAAGGTCATCCACGGCAATCGACCGCAGGCCATCCGCCAGATCAGCGGTACGGCACTGAGAGCGACGAAGGCGAGGATCAGCGTGCCGCCCCACGTGGTGGCACGGTCGGTGCCATGCATCGACCACTCGTCCAGGGTGGCCCACACAGCAGTGACGGACAGCAGCGGGCAGAGCAGGAGCACGATGCGCAGTGGCACCTCGACCAGGACTGCGGCGCGCACCCGGTGACGGTCCTGGAACAGCGCAGGCCCCCGCCTCCGCGCCACGTGCACGAAGAGAAGGGGCGGCAGGGCGAGGAACCACATCGGGGCGACCACGGCCTGGAACCACCGGACGCCGCCCGCCACCTCCGTGATAGCGATGAACCCGGAGGCTGCGCCACAGATCAGGCACATGGCAACGCCCAGGATGACGATCGTGCGGTGACTGAGCCGCGCGCGCATCCGGTCGCTCAACCAGGTGACTACCCCCCACCAGGTTCTCACCACGGGGTCACCTTGTCCCATCCGCTCGCGATCAATCCGCCGCCGGCACTGGCCCGGCCCTTGAGCCACGTGGAGGCGTCCTCGATCTTGTCCCTCACCTCGAAGGTGTCGTACAGGTACGCGGCGGCACTCGCCACAGCGATCGAGGCGCCCACAGCGGCGAGTCCGACGGCGAAGGCGGGGGCACCCGCGAAGAGGACCGGCACCGCCGCGCCGGCTGCCATGCCACTTGCGATGACGACGGCCGGCCGCACCCAATCACCCGTGGTGATGCCCTCATGGATCCCGCCGCCGATCGCCAGGGGGAGCGACGCCTTCCTGAGGAGCGCACCCACCCGGTCGAAGAGCCGGCTCCGTCGGGTCAGATCCTCCACGTGCCGGCGGCCCTCCGGCGTCTTCGGTCGAGCCCGCTTCCGCGGGTCACCGGAGCGGCGCGAGTCCCGCAGGTACTGCGCGCGCCGATTCCGCAGCGCCTCCCCGAGCGCGTTGAGCCCGAGGCCGGCGACCTGCGTGAGGTCCGGGTAGCGCGCCTTGATGAGCTTGACCAGCCGGTCGAGGTCGTCGTCCTGCTCGGCGTCGCTCACCGCCGCCGGCAGGTTGGACTCCAGCCACTCGCGGTAGCCGGCGCGGACCGCGGCAGCCTCCTCGGCCAGGACGTCGTACAGGTCCTCCGGGTCGGTCCTCACCCCTGCGGCCGGAGCATCGATGGTCTCGCCGCGCAGCACCAGGCCGCCCTCGACCGCGCGCGTGCGCAGTGCGGCCATCGCGTCCTGCGCCCCACTCAGCGCGGCGGCGAGGTCGTCCAACGCCCGGGCGCCGCGACCGACCCGGCGCTCGTGGCTGTCGGTGCCCTCCACGAGCTCGCGGTTGTAGTCGAGATAGGCCTCACCGCCATCGCCGTGCCAGCCGTCGCGGGCCTTGCGCCGGACCTCGGCCGTGTCGTCGCTGGTGTCGTCGAGCGTGGCGCGCAGGCTGTCGCGCAGCCACGACGCCCAGGCCGTGATGTTCTCCGGCGAGCCGTCGATGCTGATGTCGATCATCGGAGCAGTCCCGCCAGGCGGCGCAAGGTCGCAGTGACGGCGTCCTCGGTCAGGACGAGCTCCTCGGCGGCGTCCCGCACCATGTGCGCGGTGCCACGGTGCACGAACGCGACGTCGGCGGCCGTGCTCGCCAACCCGTCGACGATGGCGATCACGTAGGCCTCGGCGTCACCGGCGTCGAGGTCGCTCGGGATCCGCCGGTGGAGGCTCGCCAGGTCGGTGGCCGCGAGCCCGTGGGCCTTCTCCAGCATCTCGCGCGTGGGTCGCTCGAGCCGGGTCTCCGCTGCCATCAGCCGGCGCCCAGCAGGCGTGCACGGTGCTCGGGCGGCACCGGCAGGTCGAGCACCTTGACGTCGTACGGCCGATGCTCGGCGAGCGCCGCCAGCACCTCCGCCGTGGCCAGCATCCAGGGCTGGCGCTCGCCGAGGCAGGCTCTCAGGCGGTCCAGCGCGGAGTAGCCGAGAAGCGCGACCCTGCTGTCGGCCAGCCGGAGGAGGGGCACCTCCTGGGGCGTGCCGTCTGGGGCGAGCCGGACCGGCAGATAGACCACCGGAGGGCCGGTCACGAGCTCTTCTGGAGGGTCGGCCGCAGCGGCCGGACGCTCGGTCGTGGGCTGGCAGGGGATCTGGTACGTCGTGGAGGAGCTGTCCATGCTCCGACACCTGTCCCGCTGCCGGAGGCGGAAACGACCAGGTTCGCGGCCTGTGGAGAACTCGCGTGCCGACCGGCCGAGCCCGCCGGCGCGGTCAGCCCTCCCGGCCCCGCCGCTTCAGGTAGCGCTCGAACTCCCGCGCAATGGCCTCACCGGAGGCCTCGGGCAGGTCGACGGTGTCGCGGGACTCCTCCAGGGAGCGCACGTAGTCGGCGATGTCCTCGTCCTCCTCGGCCAGCTCGTCGACGCCGCGCTCCCAGGCGATGGCGTCGTCGGGCAGGTCGCCGAGGGGGATCGGCATCTCGAGCAGGTCCTCGAGCTTGCCGAGCAGCGCCAGCGTCGCCTTGGGGCACGGCGGCTGGGCGACGTAGTGCGGCACCGCGGCCCAGAACGACACGGCCGGCAGGTCGACCTTCACGCAGGCGTCCTGCAGCACCCCGACGATGCCGGTGGGGCCCTCGTAGGTCGAGTGCTCCAGGGTGAGCAGGTCCATCAACTCCGGCTCCGTGGACGAGCCGGACACCGGGATCGGGCGGCTGTGCGGGCTGTCGGAGAGCAACGCGCCCAGGGTGACGAGCAGCTCGCCGCCGAGCTCGTCGATCACGGCGAGCAGCTCGGCGGTGAACTGGCGCCAGCGCATGTTGGGCTCGATCCCGCGGATCAGGATGACGTCACGGTCCAGGCCGGGCGGGGAGGCCACCGCGACGTGGGTGCTGGGCCAGGTGAGCTTGCGGAACCCGTTCTCGTCGATCCCCACCACGGGCCGGTTGACCTGGAAGTCGTAGTACTCGTCGGGGTCGATCGCTGCCACCACGTGCGCGTCCCACACCTCCATCAGGTGGTCCACCAGCGACGTCGCGGACTCCGCGGCGTCGTTCCAGCCCTCGAACGCAGCGATCACCACCGGCCGGTGCAGGTCGGGGACCGTCTCGATCTCCATCACCCTTCGAGCCTAGTGGTCGCGTCCGAGTACCATCGTGCGCAGTCGAGAGGCGTTGCAACGGGTCCCACCCACACGGGTGCCCGCCACGCTCGACCGAACCACCAAGGGCGCCTTCCACCCGGAAGGATTGACGCATGGCTCAGGACAAGAACTGGCAGCCCGACGCCACCGAGGAGCTCTCCGCGCTGCTGCGTGAGCGGATCGTCATCCTGGACGGTGCGATGGGCACCGCGATCCAGCGGGACCGTCCCGACGAGGCCGGCTACCGCGGCGAGCGGTTCGCCGACTGGCCCTCCGATCTCGTCGGCAACAACGACCTGCTCTCGCTCACCCAGCCCGAGATCATCGCCGGCATCCACCGCGAGTACCTCGACGCCGGCGCCGACGTCATCGAGACCAACACGTTCAGCTCCAACGCGGTCTCGCTCGGCGACTACGGCATGGAGGAGCTGGCCTACGAGCTCAACGTCGCCTCCGCGGCGCTGGCGCGGCAGGTGGCCGACGAGGTCGCTGCCGCCACCGGCCGCAAGCGGTACGTCGCCGGGGCGCTCGGCCCGACCACCCGCACCGCCTCGATCAGCCCCGACGTCAACGACCCCGGCGCCCGCAACGTCTCGTACGCTCAGCTCGTCGATGCCTACCTGACCGCTGCCCGCGGCCTGGTCGACGGCGGCTCGGACCTGTTGTTCATCGAGACGATCTTCGACACCCTCAACGCGAAGGCGGCCATCTTCGCCGTCGAGACGCTCTTCGAGGAGACCGGACGGCGCTGGCCGGTCGTCATCTCCGGCACCATCACCGACGCCTCTGGCCGGACCCTCTCGGGGCAGGTCACCGAGGCGTTCTGGGACTCCGTGCGACACGCGCGTCCGCTGGCGGTGGGCCTCAACTGCGCCCTCGGCGCGAAGGAGATGCGGCCCTACGTCGCCGAGCTCTCCCGGCTCGCCGACACCTTCGTCTCGGTCTACCCCAACGCCGGTCTGCCGAACGCCTTCGGCGAGTACGAGGAGGCGCCGGCGGACACCGCCGCCGTGCTCACCGAGTTCGCCGAGGCCGGGTTCCTCAACCTGGTCGGTGGCTGCTGCGGCACCACGCCGGCGCACATCGCCGAGATCGCCAAGGTGATGGAGGGTCGGCCGGTGCGCGAGCCCGCCACCGTCGAGCCCGCGCTGCGCCTGGCCGGCCTGGAGCCGTTCACGGTCACCGACGACTCGCTGTTCGTCAACGTCGGCGAGCGCACCAACATCACCGGCTCGGCCCGGTTCCGCAACCTGATCAAGGACGGCGACTACGACACCGCGCTGTCGGTGGCCGCCCAGCAGGTGGAGGCCGGCGCGCAGGTCATCGACGTCAACATGGACGAGGGGATGATCGACGGCGTCGCGGCGATGGACCGCTTCGTCAAGCTGATCGCCTCCGAGCCCGACATCTCCCGGGTGCCGCTGATGATCGACTCCTCCAAGTGGGAGGTGATCGAGGCCGGGCTGCGCTGCGTGCAGGGCAAGCCGATCGTCAACTCGATCTCCATGAAGGAGGGCGAGGAGAAGTTCGTCGAGCAGGCCCGGCTGTGCAAGAAGTACGGCGCCGCCGCGGTGGTGATGGCCTTCGACGAGGACGGT
This genomic window contains:
- a CDS encoding DUF5703 family protein yields the protein MSHHLVRPRIMRGLGRGVEWEFDRVTFERDFSRNMVTRLLVERAEHGGWELDRVQIGPDGKRRVVLRRKIIRAVRTA
- a CDS encoding aldo/keto reductase, which produces MQQRYVGSTGLQVSRFGLGLMTWGTTTDEHEAREQLVAFLDAGGTLLDTALAYGDGASEELLGSLLGDVVPREDVVLATKAGFGERRGEWVYDASRGALLRGLDTSLRRLGTDHVDLWQVHVWDSGTPLEETLGALDAAVSSGRARYVGISNYTGWQTAQAATWQRAVPGRTPIASTQMEYSLVNRRIEREVLPAAEALGLGVLPYSPLGKGVLTGKYRTGIPASSRGASDRASVVEAYLDDDSRGIVESVVRAAEGLGWSPLEVALSWVRDAPGVTAPILGARTGAQLKAALGAEAKVLPPEIRAALDDVSGSAR
- a CDS encoding undecaprenyl-diphosphate phosphatase — its product is MDFLQAVFLGVLQGLTEFLPISSSAHLRIFPELFGWGDPGAAFTAVVQIGTELAVLIYFRKDIWRIAKAWVLSLFKPEYRGAVDARMGWYIIVGSLPIVVLGVLLKDVIEKDFRNLWVIGTMLIVLGVILGVADRIGRTDRQIKQMSLRHALAMGGAQALALIPGVSRSGATISMGRLLGYEREAATRFAFLLAIPAVVGAGLFQLKEIPDGDNLYSWGPTIAATVVSFVVGYAAIAWLLRYVSTKSFTPFVVYRIVLGAGVLILLGFGVLNP
- the corA gene encoding magnesium/cobalt transporter CorA — encoded protein: MIIQSGVYRAGQRLELECGPHDYAAMRAAATEPGDFVWLGLYAPDDAELHDVAAAFDLHPLAVEDAAVAHQRPKLETYGSTLFLVLRTLWYVDSDDAVETGEISIFLGPGFVITVRHGEGASLTGVRRTLEHRTTVLGHGPSAVLYAVCDDVVDGYTAVVADLQIDVDEIEASVFSENRSRDAERIYVLKRELSEARRAIVPLRDPVRHFAEGTVEQIDEATVPYFRDVSDHLHQAAEALEGLDGLLSSAFDAHLSRVGVQQNDDMRKISAGGALIVVPTLIAGIYGMNFEHMPLLGWTYGYPFSLLLMVGSVVGLLVLFKRSGWL
- a CDS encoding MSMEG_4193 family putative phosphomutase, translated to MATLLLLRHGRTTANASGVLAGRTSGVRLDDLGTTQVERAGRRIAGVAIARLVTSPQERCRQTAAAVAAAQKEAGRPKPRAVVERGLAECDYGEWQGQQIKVLAKEPLWRTVQAQPSAVTFPGGEAMTTMQHRAVSAVRRLDAAITAEHGADAVWVAVSHGDIIKAVLADALGLHLDLFQRINVDPASISVVRYGADRPYVLASNTHDGDLSWLAPRPADKAAPGADGEPDGEADSGAGSDPGAVVGGGAGPAR
- a CDS encoding DUF3090 domain-containing protein, translating into MPIVHAFDPPERFVAGTVGEPGARTFFLQATEGARVVSVALEKQQVAALAERVDELLDEVIADGSSRTVVPAVAPVDLIDDAPLTLPITEEFRAGTMTLSWDPEDERVVIEVFPVGAEPIELADGEEAEELLLVRLEPGQARAFVQRAESVIGAGRPSCPFCGQPIDPDGHLCVRANGFKRRDP
- a CDS encoding SCO1664 family protein produces the protein MSQLSIKGRIMPASNATFLAELDGVEVVYKPVAGERPLWDFPDGSLAHREIAAHLVSAASGWDLVPRTWWAEGPHGPGMVQEWQEVDPETEAVTLVPAGEVPEGWLAVFEGLDERERAVLLVHEDTAALRRMAVFDVVINNADRKGGHVLAMSDGRRLAVDHGVSFHHEPKLRTVLWGWAGTALSDEETTVLTGLLDAVAGELGEELGFHLAEHEIEALERRTRRLLAQGRLPGPSGHGPAIPWPPF
- the mshC gene encoding cysteine--1-D-myo-inosityl 2-amino-2-deoxy-alpha-D-glucopyranoside ligase; translated protein: MRAWNAPGFPVLPLTGPPVVLHDTATGEKVETRPEGPARLYVCGITPYDATHIGHANTYVAFDLLNRAWRNAGHDVRYVQNVTDVDDPLLERAEKVKVDWVELAERETELFRHDMEALRVLPPVEYVGAVESIPLVIELLQRLDAAGVLYRVESDVYFSVDADPAFGEESNLDRDTMLALFAERGGDPEREGKKNPLDCVVWLGEREGEPSWDSPFGKGRPGWHVECAAIALTHLGAAFDVQGGGSDLIFPHHEMCAGHVQVATGDRFARAYSHAGMVAYDGTKMSKSLGNLVFVSALRNADIDPMGIRLALLRHHYRSDWEWTDEQLWAAVDTVADWRRALALGAGAPAAPVVSEVLAALADDLDAPRAVAAVDAWVRATLGTDGLADTSDPDAAATLLPVLDAALGISL
- a CDS encoding SAV_915 family protein translates to MDSSSTTYQIPCQPTTERPAAAADPPEELVTGPPVVYLPVRLAPDGTPQEVPLLRLADSRVALLGYSALDRLRACLGERQPWMLATAEVLAALAEHRPYDVKVLDLPVPPEHRARLLGAG
- a CDS encoding PAC2 family protein; this translates as MEIETVPDLHRPVVIAAFEGWNDAAESATSLVDHLMEVWDAHVVAAIDPDEYYDFQVNRPVVGIDENGFRKLTWPSTHVAVASPPGLDRDVILIRGIEPNMRWRQFTAELLAVIDELGGELLVTLGALLSDSPHSRPIPVSGSSTEPELMDLLTLEHSTYEGPTGIVGVLQDACVKVDLPAVSFWAAVPHYVAQPPCPKATLALLGKLEDLLEMPIPLGDLPDDAIAWERGVDELAEEDEDIADYVRSLEESRDTVDLPEASGEAIAREFERYLKRRGREG